One segment of Bradyrhizobium sp. CB2312 DNA contains the following:
- a CDS encoding methyl-accepting chemotaxis protein: MRASLGLRMRITVALAVTAAATALFAVLGAMWIISGIIDRADQRELRSHYDALLSRIAEESRRAAAMSTVVAAMPATQDAMAKQDRNALVGLFGPVFAATKSDYGVEQFQFHVAPATSFLRVHQPAKFGDDLSGFRKTVLIANQERKVVVGLEGGVAGLGIRGVVPIAQGTNHLGSVEFGLTFGQSFLDDFKTNRHVDVAFHLADGAGFKLFGGTLNGKSFFDAADYARAAGGDFTVRQGKLDTTPVAALLGPIRDFSGKPLGAVELVMDNADYVASADRAWWLSLGIATLGLALAAIVGYLIARSISRPILSITSVMRELADGRLDVEVPINKANDEVGAMVKAVAVFRDNAVSFNKLQADQLEAKAQSEAEKRRAFAALANNFEASIRDVVTTVSSAAVEMEHTARSMSAIVEQSRQQTRNVSSASALASENVQTVAAAAEELSSSMTEISRRLAHATEVVGKAASDGRASNARVQSLADAAQKIGDVVSFINGIAGQTNLLALNATIEAARAGEAGRGFAVVASEVKALATQTAKATEEIGAQVTAVQGETSGAVDGIQSICATIQQVDEISAAIAAAVGQQGTATQEIAQNVQQAAARTGEVSQNIAGVTDGIAATGTAAEEVLGSAIELSKQSQRLRDEVDRFLAQIRAA; this comes from the coding sequence ATGCGGGCGAGCCTCGGCCTCAGGATGCGGATCACGGTTGCGCTGGCGGTGACAGCGGCGGCGACCGCGCTGTTTGCCGTGCTGGGCGCGATGTGGATCATCTCAGGGATCATCGACCGCGCCGACCAGCGCGAGCTGCGCAGCCATTATGATGCGCTGCTGTCACGCATCGCCGAGGAATCTCGCCGCGCCGCCGCCATGAGCACGGTGGTGGCCGCGATGCCGGCGACGCAGGATGCGATGGCGAAGCAGGACCGCAACGCCCTCGTCGGCCTGTTCGGGCCTGTGTTTGCCGCGACCAAATCGGACTACGGTGTCGAGCAGTTCCAGTTCCATGTGGCACCAGCGACATCGTTCCTGCGCGTGCATCAGCCGGCCAAATTCGGTGACGACCTCTCCGGCTTCCGCAAGACGGTTCTGATTGCCAACCAGGAGCGCAAGGTCGTGGTCGGTCTCGAGGGCGGCGTCGCCGGCCTCGGCATCCGCGGCGTGGTGCCGATCGCGCAAGGGACCAATCATCTCGGCTCGGTGGAGTTCGGCCTGACCTTCGGTCAGTCCTTCCTCGACGACTTCAAGACCAACCGCCATGTCGACGTCGCCTTCCATCTCGCCGACGGCGCTGGCTTCAAGCTGTTCGGCGGCACGCTGAACGGCAAGAGCTTCTTCGATGCGGCGGATTACGCCCGCGCTGCCGGCGGCGATTTTACGGTGCGGCAAGGGAAACTGGACACGACGCCAGTCGCCGCGCTGCTCGGACCGATCAGGGACTTTTCCGGCAAGCCGCTCGGCGCGGTCGAGCTGGTGATGGACAATGCCGATTATGTCGCGTCCGCCGATCGCGCCTGGTGGCTGTCGCTCGGTATCGCCACGCTCGGGCTGGCGCTGGCGGCGATCGTCGGCTACCTCATCGCCCGCAGCATCTCGCGTCCGATCCTCTCGATCACTAGCGTGATGCGCGAACTCGCGGACGGACGGCTCGATGTCGAAGTTCCCATCAACAAGGCGAACGACGAGGTCGGCGCCATGGTGAAGGCGGTCGCGGTGTTCCGCGACAATGCCGTCAGCTTCAACAAGCTCCAGGCCGATCAGCTCGAGGCCAAGGCGCAGTCGGAAGCGGAGAAGCGGCGCGCCTTCGCCGCGCTCGCCAACAATTTCGAGGCATCGATCCGCGACGTCGTCACCACCGTGTCTTCGGCCGCAGTCGAGATGGAGCACACCGCGCGCTCGATGTCAGCCATCGTCGAGCAGTCGCGGCAGCAGACCCGCAACGTGTCGTCAGCCTCGGCGCTGGCCTCGGAGAACGTGCAGACGGTGGCTGCCGCCGCGGAAGAGCTGTCTTCGTCGATGACCGAGATCAGCCGCCGCCTTGCGCACGCGACCGAGGTGGTGGGCAAGGCCGCCAGCGACGGACGGGCGTCGAATGCGCGGGTGCAGAGCCTTGCCGATGCCGCGCAAAAGATCGGCGACGTCGTTTCCTTCATCAACGGCATCGCGGGCCAGACCAATCTGCTGGCGCTGAACGCGACGATCGAGGCGGCGCGCGCCGGCGAAGCCGGCCGCGGCTTTGCCGTGGTCGCTTCCGAAGTGAAGGCACTGGCAACCCAGACCGCGAAGGCGACGGAAGAGATCGGCGCGCAGGTCACGGCCGTGCAGGGTGAGACATCAGGCGCGGTGGACGGCATCCAGTCGATCTGCGCAACGATCCAGCAGGTTGATGAGATCTCGGCGGCGATTGCCGCCGCCGTCGGCCAGCAGGGCACGGCGACGCAGGAGATCGCGCAGAACGTCCAGCAGGCCGCCGCCCGCACCGGCGAGGTCTCGCAGAACATCGCAGGCGTCACGGACGGCATCGCGGCGACCGGCACCGCCGCTGAGGAAGTGCTGGGCTCGGCGATCGAGCTGTCAAAACAGTCGCAGCGGCTGCGGGACGAGGTGGATCGATTCCTCGCGCAGATTCGGGCGGCGTAG
- a CDS encoding nuclear transport factor 2 family protein, whose translation MPDDNERVIRNLFDAYLANDRQRVSDALADDFRFTSPFDDDLDKASYFARCWKDTGWIARHEIERIFVRGDEAFVTYHCLARDGRSFRNTEFFTLAGGKVRRIDVYFGAARQDGRFLPQPR comes from the coding sequence ATGCCCGATGACAATGAACGCGTGATTCGGAACCTGTTTGACGCCTATCTCGCCAATGACCGGCAACGGGTCAGCGATGCGCTCGCCGACGATTTCCGTTTCACCAGCCCGTTCGACGACGATCTCGACAAGGCGTCCTATTTCGCACGCTGCTGGAAGGATACCGGCTGGATCGCGCGCCATGAGATCGAGCGCATCTTCGTCCGCGGCGACGAGGCCTTCGTCACCTATCACTGCCTGGCCAGAGATGGCAGGAGCTTTCGCAACACCGAGTTCTTCACCTTGGCCGGAGGCAAGGTCCGCCGGATCGACGTCTATTTCGGCGCTGCCCGGCAGGACGGCCGTTTCCTTCCGCAGCCGCGTTAA
- a CDS encoding SDR family oxidoreductase, producing the protein MPPAPQKVALVTGAARGIGLATAKKFLAEGWRVALLDIEGELQARAAAALEKLDDTLAISCDVSDAAAVGAAMAAIMSRFGRLDALVNNAGVAVFAPVLETSDADWNRIMAVNLTGPFLCTKAAVPLMRELGGGAIVNITSISAVRASTLRSAYGTSKAGLAHLTKQLAVELASLNIRVNAVAPGPVDTAMAKQVHTREIRADYHDAMPLNRYGLEEELAEAIYFFCSERSSYITGQILAVDGGFDAAGIGLPTLRGQRRNG; encoded by the coding sequence ATGCCCCCTGCCCCGCAAAAAGTCGCCCTCGTCACTGGAGCCGCGCGCGGCATCGGGCTTGCGACGGCGAAGAAGTTCCTGGCCGAGGGCTGGCGCGTGGCGCTGCTCGACATCGAGGGCGAGTTGCAGGCGCGCGCGGCCGCAGCACTGGAAAAGCTCGATGACACGCTGGCGATCAGCTGCGACGTATCCGACGCGGCGGCCGTTGGAGCTGCAATGGCCGCAATCATGAGCCGGTTCGGCCGGCTCGATGCGCTCGTCAATAATGCCGGCGTCGCCGTGTTCGCGCCGGTGCTGGAGACCAGCGACGCGGACTGGAACAGGATCATGGCGGTCAACCTCACCGGCCCGTTCCTGTGCACCAAGGCGGCTGTGCCCTTGATGCGCGAGCTGGGCGGCGGCGCCATCGTCAACATCACCTCGATCTCGGCGGTGCGCGCCTCGACGCTGCGCTCGGCCTACGGCACCAGCAAGGCCGGCCTTGCGCACCTGACAAAGCAGCTCGCGGTCGAGCTCGCCTCGCTCAACATTCGCGTCAATGCGGTGGCGCCGGGGCCGGTCGACACCGCGATGGCGAAGCAGGTGCACACCAGGGAAATCCGCGCCGACTATCACGACGCCATGCCGCTCAACCGCTACGGCCTGGAAGAGGAACTCGCGGAGGCGATCTACTTCTTCTGCTCGGAACGATCGAGCTACATCACCGGCCAAATTTTGGCCGTTGATGGCGGCTTCGATGCAGCCGGCATCGGCCTGCCGACGCTGCGCGGGCAGCGGCGGAACGGGTAG
- a CDS encoding glyoxylate/hydroxypyruvate reductase A yields the protein MSMGTLAVLINSTQQNWLPERWKARFDAVCGGRRVVLLPDASLDPAEVHYAAVWKPVPGDLGSFPNLRAIFNLGAGVDALMADKSLPDVPLVRVAVPDLTNRMTEYVALHVLMHHRQELYLRESQRAKRWEPQYQWPASAVTVGVMGLGTLGADAADVLRRLGFRVAGWSRSPRTIAGVDCFHGTAGMDAFLRKTDILVCLLPLTPDTNGILNRDVFAKLNRKSPLGAPVLINAGRGGLQNEADILACLDDGTLGAASLDVFVQEPQPKDSRFWTHPKVVLTPHNAADTDADAISAYVAEQIARFEAGGVLENVVDRARGY from the coding sequence ATGAGCATGGGCACACTGGCCGTCCTGATCAACAGCACGCAGCAGAACTGGCTGCCGGAGCGCTGGAAGGCCCGGTTCGATGCGGTCTGCGGCGGCCGCCGCGTGGTGCTGCTGCCGGATGCCTCCCTCGATCCGGCCGAGGTGCACTATGCTGCGGTGTGGAAGCCGGTGCCGGGCGACCTCGGCTCCTTCCCCAATCTGCGGGCGATCTTCAATCTCGGCGCCGGCGTCGACGCGCTGATGGCGGACAAGAGCCTGCCCGACGTGCCGCTGGTGCGCGTCGCAGTGCCTGACCTGACCAACCGCATGACCGAATATGTCGCGCTGCACGTGCTGATGCACCACCGCCAGGAGCTTTACCTGCGCGAGTCGCAGCGCGCGAAGCGCTGGGAGCCGCAATATCAGTGGCCGGCGAGCGCGGTGACGGTCGGCGTCATGGGCCTCGGCACGCTCGGCGCTGACGCGGCCGACGTGCTGCGCCGGCTCGGCTTCCGCGTCGCCGGCTGGAGCCGCAGCCCGCGCACCATCGCGGGCGTCGACTGCTTCCATGGCACGGCCGGCATGGATGCCTTCCTGCGCAAGACCGACATCCTGGTCTGCCTGCTGCCGCTGACGCCTGATACAAACGGCATTCTCAACCGCGATGTGTTCGCCAAGCTCAACCGCAAGAGCCCGCTCGGCGCGCCCGTGCTGATCAATGCCGGCCGCGGCGGCCTGCAGAACGAAGCCGACATCCTGGCCTGCCTCGACGACGGCACGCTGGGCGCCGCCTCGCTCGACGTGTTCGTGCAGGAGCCGCAACCGAAGGACAGCCGGTTCTGGACCCACCCGAAGGTGGTGCTGACGCCGCACAACGCGGCCGACACGGATGCGGATGCGATCTCGGCCTATGTCGCCGAGCAGATCGCGCGGTTCGAGGCGGGCGGGGTGCTGGAGAACGTGGTGGATCGGGCGCGGGGGTATTAG
- a CDS encoding TetR/AcrR family transcriptional regulator, translating into MVQKSKPPAATSEPERRGEPKRRGRPRTYEPDVALGKALDLFRKQGFAATSLDDLSEATGMNRPSLYGAFGDKRELYIKSYQRYRDEAGAAMVEIFRQEMPLRQRLERIYASALDIYLSGDTGPRGCFTVVTAASEAVSDPEIRAMVLDGLTGLDKAFASCFRRAREKGELPESADPVALAQIASATVHTIAIRSRARVSRKELEAIVKGAIDVMVGAKP; encoded by the coding sequence ATGGTACAAAAATCGAAGCCGCCAGCTGCTACCAGTGAACCCGAGCGCCGTGGCGAACCTAAGCGCCGGGGACGGCCCCGCACCTACGAGCCCGATGTCGCGCTCGGCAAGGCGCTTGACCTGTTCCGCAAGCAGGGATTTGCCGCGACCTCGCTCGATGATCTCAGCGAAGCCACAGGCATGAACCGGCCGAGCCTCTATGGCGCCTTCGGCGACAAGCGCGAGCTCTACATCAAGAGCTACCAGCGCTATCGCGACGAAGCGGGCGCGGCGATGGTCGAGATATTCCGCCAGGAGATGCCGCTGCGCCAGCGGCTGGAGCGCATCTACGCTTCAGCGCTGGACATCTATCTGTCCGGCGACACCGGCCCGCGCGGCTGCTTCACGGTGGTGACCGCGGCGTCCGAGGCCGTGAGCGATCCCGAGATTCGCGCCATGGTGCTCGACGGTCTTACAGGGCTCGACAAGGCTTTTGCGAGTTGCTTCCGCCGCGCCAGGGAGAAGGGCGAGTTGCCGGAGAGCGCCGATCCGGTCGCGCTGGCGCAGATCGCCTCCGCCACTGTCCACACCATCGCCATCCGCTCGCGCGCCCGCGTCTCGCGCAAGGAGCTCGAGGCGATCGTGAAGGGCGCGATCGACGTGATGGTGGGAGCCAAGCCGTAA
- a CDS encoding transporter substrate-binding domain-containing protein, protein MKAIVLAIVAAAIVLSEPTQARTLDAIRASGALGLCAHPNSLPFASKAGDPPGFQVELGRALARELGVSLRLDWIITQYQMRSAGCDILLDVIADREAQGETRLRISKPYYRTGVALAVPSSSALTSFKSLGGHTKVGVQVGSVAAMIIGQRRVPTSTFGFETDSLDAVSNHEIDAAAVTPTAASYFNLTHPDKALRILDRDEGVADLNWNVAVGMVRPDDALRESIDGALDRLRNDGTIDRIYARYGIALQAPR, encoded by the coding sequence ATGAAGGCAATTGTCCTGGCTATCGTCGCTGCCGCCATCGTTCTGTCGGAGCCGACGCAGGCGCGAACTCTGGACGCGATCCGTGCGAGCGGCGCGCTCGGACTATGTGCGCATCCCAACTCGCTTCCCTTTGCGAGCAAGGCCGGTGATCCGCCCGGCTTCCAGGTCGAGCTGGGGCGCGCGCTGGCGCGCGAGCTTGGAGTTTCACTCAGGCTCGACTGGATCATCACGCAGTACCAGATGCGCAGCGCCGGCTGTGACATTCTGCTGGACGTCATCGCCGACCGCGAAGCCCAAGGCGAAACCCGCTTGAGAATCTCGAAACCGTACTATCGCACGGGTGTCGCGCTCGCGGTGCCGTCATCCAGCGCGCTGACATCGTTCAAGAGCCTCGGCGGGCATACCAAGGTGGGGGTGCAGGTCGGCTCTGTCGCCGCCATGATCATCGGTCAACGGCGCGTGCCGACGTCGACCTTCGGCTTCGAGACCGACAGCCTCGACGCCGTATCAAATCATGAGATCGATGCGGCTGCGGTGACGCCCACTGCGGCCAGCTATTTCAATCTGACCCATCCGGACAAGGCACTCCGGATCCTGGATCGCGACGAGGGCGTGGCCGACCTCAACTGGAATGTCGCCGTCGGCATGGTTCGCCCGGATGATGCGTTACGCGAATCGATCGACGGAGCGCTGGATCGGCTGCGCAACGATGGCACGATCGATCGGATCTACGCTCGCTACGGGATCGCGCTGCAGGCGCCGAGATAG
- a CDS encoding RNA polymerase sigma factor — protein sequence MSDTDTAWIETALTSARPQAVGALLRYFRDLDTAEEAFQNACLRALKTWPQNGPPRDPAAWLIMVGRNVAIDEVRRARKQQPLPEDDQAISDLDDAEGALAERLDGSHYRDDILRLMFICCHPQLPATQQIALALRIVSGLTVKQIARAFLVSEAAMEQRITRAKAKVAEAGTPFEAPGAVERSERLAGVAAMIYLIFNEGYSASGDTAEIRKPLCEEAIRLARLLLRLFQSEPEIMGLTSLILLQHARSAARFAADGSLILLDDQDRSLWNGTMIAEGLALIDKAMRHRRSGPYQIQAAIAALHARAATPEETDWTQIDLLYGALEVVQPSPVVTLNRAVAVSKVRGPQAALDLIEPLAPKLANYFHFYGVRGAFLMQLGRNDEARIAFDRAIALANTSAEAAHIRMHLDRLIRDSQPKSGGGGTKQAAKVK from the coding sequence GTGAGCGATACCGACACCGCCTGGATCGAGACTGCGCTGACCTCGGCGCGACCCCAGGCGGTCGGCGCGCTCTTGCGCTATTTCCGCGATCTCGACACCGCCGAGGAGGCTTTTCAGAACGCCTGTCTGCGCGCGTTGAAGACCTGGCCGCAGAACGGGCCGCCGCGCGATCCCGCGGCCTGGCTGATCATGGTCGGCCGCAACGTCGCGATCGACGAGGTGCGCCGCGCCCGCAAGCAGCAGCCGCTGCCGGAGGACGACCAGGCCATCTCCGATCTCGACGACGCCGAAGGCGCGCTCGCCGAGCGGCTCGACGGCTCGCATTATCGCGACGACATCTTGCGGCTGATGTTCATCTGCTGCCATCCGCAACTGCCGGCGACGCAGCAGATCGCGCTCGCCTTGCGCATCGTCTCCGGCCTCACGGTGAAGCAGATCGCGCGTGCCTTCCTTGTGTCGGAGGCGGCGATGGAGCAGCGCATCACCCGCGCCAAGGCCAAGGTCGCCGAGGCCGGGACGCCGTTCGAGGCGCCCGGCGCGGTCGAGCGCTCGGAGCGGCTCGCCGGCGTCGCCGCGATGATCTACCTGATCTTCAACGAGGGCTATTCGGCGAGCGGCGACACCGCCGAGATCAGGAAGCCGCTCTGCGAGGAGGCGATCCGGCTGGCGCGGCTGCTGCTGCGGCTGTTCCAGAGCGAGCCGGAGATCATGGGGCTGACGTCGCTGATCCTGTTGCAGCATGCCCGCAGCGCCGCGCGTTTTGCCGCCGATGGTTCGCTGATCCTGCTCGACGACCAGGACCGCTCGCTGTGGAATGGCACCATGATCGCGGAGGGCCTCGCGCTGATCGACAAGGCGATGCGACATCGTCGCAGCGGGCCTTACCAGATACAGGCCGCGATCGCCGCGCTGCATGCGCGCGCGGCAACGCCGGAAGAGACCGACTGGACCCAGATCGACCTGCTCTATGGTGCGCTTGAGGTGGTGCAGCCGTCGCCGGTGGTGACGCTCAACCGCGCGGTCGCGGTCTCCAAGGTGCGCGGGCCGCAAGCCGCGCTCGATCTGATCGAGCCGCTGGCGCCGAAGCTCGCCAACTACTTCCATTTCTATGGCGTGCGCGGCGCCTTCCTGATGCAGCTCGGCCGCAACGACGAAGCCCGCATCGCCTTCGACCGCGCCATCGCGCTCGCCAACACCTCCGCGGAAGCCGCCCACATCCGCATGCATCTCGACCGCCTGATCCGCGACAGCCAGCCGAAAAGCGGCGGCGGAGGCACGAAGCAGGCCGCGAAGGTGAAGTGA
- a CDS encoding SRPBCC family protein — protein sequence MLKAVAIAAVVLAVGIAAILVFAVTKPDTFRVERSIAVKAPAAAVYPLVSDFRFWTGWSPYENRDPAMKRTYGGTAAGKGATYAWDGNNNVGAGHMEILEANTPSKLRIKLDFERPFEGHNTAEFTFVPQGDATLVTWAMYGPAPFMSKLMQVFINMDNMIGKDFEAGLASLKKLTEK from the coding sequence ATGCTGAAAGCTGTTGCCATTGCTGCCGTAGTGCTCGCGGTCGGAATTGCGGCCATCCTCGTCTTCGCCGTGACAAAACCCGACACGTTCCGTGTCGAGCGCTCGATCGCCGTGAAGGCGCCGGCCGCTGCGGTCTATCCGCTGGTTTCCGATTTCCGCTTCTGGACTGGGTGGTCACCTTACGAGAACCGCGATCCCGCCATGAAGCGTACCTACGGCGGAACCGCGGCAGGAAAGGGTGCGACCTATGCCTGGGACGGCAACAACAATGTCGGCGCCGGCCACATGGAGATCCTCGAGGCGAATACGCCGTCAAAGCTCCGTATCAAGCTCGATTTCGAGCGCCCGTTCGAAGGTCATAACACCGCCGAGTTCACCTTTGTGCCGCAAGGCGATGCCACACTGGTCACATGGGCGATGTACGGTCCGGCCCCCTTCATGTCGAAGCTCATGCAGGTCTTCATCAACATGGACAACATGATCGGCAAGGACTTCGAGGCCGGTCTCGCCAGCCTGAAGAAGCTCACCGAGAAGTAA
- a CDS encoding glutathione binding-like protein: MDLYFSPLACSMATRVALYEAGADANYLEVDPPTKKVLNDGTDFRTVNPIGLVPTLRTDEGVVLTENAAILQYVADRFPQSGLGASQGIERTRLHQWLCFIGTELHKGLFIPVLDRKAPQEAKAYVLEKNLSRLDYLDKYLEGREFLLDHFSVADAYLVTVINWTMATPPIELAKWPNVKAYYERLRQRPSVAKAIAEEFELYKAEQARKKAAA; this comes from the coding sequence ATGGATCTTTATTTCTCGCCACTCGCCTGCTCCATGGCGACCCGCGTCGCGCTCTATGAAGCGGGTGCGGACGCGAACTATCTCGAAGTCGATCCGCCGACCAAGAAAGTGCTGAACGACGGCACCGACTTCCGCACCGTGAACCCGATCGGCCTCGTGCCGACCCTGCGCACCGACGAAGGCGTGGTGCTGACCGAGAACGCCGCGATCCTGCAATATGTCGCGGACCGTTTTCCGCAGTCCGGCCTCGGCGCTTCACAGGGAATCGAGCGCACGCGGCTGCATCAATGGCTGTGCTTCATCGGCACCGAGCTGCACAAGGGCCTGTTCATCCCCGTGCTCGACCGCAAGGCGCCGCAGGAAGCGAAAGCCTATGTGCTGGAGAAGAACCTGTCGCGGCTCGACTATCTCGACAAGTATCTGGAGGGACGCGAGTTCCTGCTCGACCATTTCAGCGTGGCGGACGCGTACCTCGTCACGGTCATCAACTGGACCATGGCGACGCCGCCGATCGAGCTCGCCAAATGGCCGAACGTGAAGGCCTATTACGAGCGCCTGCGCCAGCGGCCGTCGGTGGCCAAAGCGATCGCGGAGGAGTTCGAGCTGTACAAGGCCGAGCAGGCGCGGAAGAAGGCGGCGGCTTGA
- a CDS encoding YciI family protein — MLYAILCYHDEDFVGSWSREQDEAVMKKLAVVQEGLSKQGRLGPVARLLPTTAAATLRKEDPPLVLDGPYAETKEQLLGFYIVDCKNLDEALDVARDLGAANPGGAYEVRPVGVFRPGGISA; from the coding sequence ATGCTTTATGCGATCCTTTGCTATCACGACGAGGACTTCGTCGGCTCCTGGAGCAGGGAGCAGGACGAGGCCGTGATGAAGAAGCTCGCCGTGGTGCAGGAGGGCCTTTCGAAGCAGGGCCGGCTCGGCCCGGTGGCGCGGCTGCTGCCGACCACGGCGGCTGCGACCTTGCGCAAGGAGGACCCGCCGCTGGTGCTCGACGGTCCCTATGCCGAGACCAAGGAGCAGCTGCTCGGCTTCTACATCGTCGACTGCAAGAATCTCGACGAGGCACTCGACGTTGCGCGCGACCTTGGCGCTGCCAACCCCGGCGGCGCCTACGAGGTGCGTCCGGTCGGCGTGTTCCGGCCCGGAGGAATTTCGGCGTGA
- a CDS encoding VOC family protein, translating into MLSAYLFYQDTCEAAFNYYAKILGGNIDAMMRLSEAPASDMPPGPPGREKTIMHARMTLPGGAVLMGSDTPPEHFHKPQGFSISLTVMDPAEGERKFKALADGGTVTMPFSKTFWAKGFGMCVDKFGIPWMVNCPAEGM; encoded by the coding sequence ATGCTCAGCGCCTATCTGTTCTATCAGGACACCTGCGAAGCGGCGTTCAATTATTACGCCAAGATTCTCGGCGGCAACATCGACGCCATGATGCGCCTCTCGGAAGCGCCGGCATCAGATATGCCTCCCGGCCCGCCCGGCCGCGAGAAGACGATCATGCATGCGCGGATGACGCTGCCCGGCGGCGCCGTGCTGATGGGCTCCGACACGCCGCCCGAGCATTTTCACAAGCCGCAGGGCTTTTCGATCTCGCTCACGGTGATGGATCCCGCGGAGGGCGAGCGCAAGTTCAAAGCCCTTGCCGATGGTGGCACCGTCACCATGCCCTTCAGCAAGACCTTCTGGGCCAAGGGTTTTGGCATGTGCGTCGACAAGTTCGGCATTCCCTGGATGGTGAACTGTCCCGCCGAAGGCATGTAG
- a CDS encoding cytochrome c yields the protein MLKLHLKSYPAVLGASLLCVVVAQAQPAAPAPDNGSLDVEQLFAGTCGFCHSDGGRAAGRGPQLMNSPRDDEFLHNRIKTGKQGAMPAFGESFNDAQIDQIIKYIRALKPRAG from the coding sequence GTGTTGAAACTGCATTTGAAGTCGTATCCGGCGGTGCTGGGTGCTTCGTTGCTGTGCGTCGTGGTGGCTCAAGCACAACCTGCTGCGCCTGCGCCGGACAACGGGTCGCTGGATGTCGAGCAGTTGTTCGCGGGGACCTGCGGCTTTTGCCACTCCGACGGCGGCCGGGCTGCTGGCAGGGGACCGCAACTGATGAATTCGCCACGCGACGACGAGTTTCTGCACAACCGCATCAAGACCGGCAAGCAAGGTGCGATGCCGGCATTCGGCGAGAGCTTCAATGACGCGCAGATCGACCAGATCATCAAATACATCCGCGCCTTGAAGCCGCGCGCGGGTTGA